A region of Vitis vinifera cultivar Pinot Noir 40024 chromosome 15, ASM3070453v1 DNA encodes the following proteins:
- the LOC100244381 gene encoding transcription factor UNE10: protein MSQCVPSWDIDDNPTPPRLFLRSHSNSTAPDVPMLDYEVAELTWENGQLAMHGLGQPRVPAKPVASAAVSKYPWEKPRAGGTLESIVNQATRLPHHKPPPEGANDDLVPWLDHQRAVAAAAAAASVAMTMDALVPCSNNNNTTNNNNPSHVMDSVPAGLGPCGGGSSTRVGSCSGGATKDDDAILPGKRERVARVPSTHDWSSRDQSVTGSATFDLDSQQVTLDTCDLGSPENTSSGKPCTKTITVDDHDSVCHSRPQRRAGDEEDKKRGTGKSSVSSKRSRAAAIHNQSERKRRDKINQRMKTLQKLVPNSSKTDKASMLDEVIEYLKQLQAQVQMMNRMNMSPMMMPMTLQQQLQMSLMAQMGMGMGMSPMGMGVVDMNTIARPNVATTGISPLLHPTPFLPLTSWDVSGDRLPAAPTMVPDPLAAFLACQSQPMTMDAYSRMAALYQHLHQHPASSARSQGL from the exons ATGAGTCAGTGCGTGCCCAGCTGGGATATCGATGACAACCCCACCCCTCCAAGGCTCTTTCTCCGTTCTCACTCCAATTCTACTGCTCCAGATGTTCCCAT GTTAGACTATGAAGTAGCAGAGCTGACATGGGAGAATGGTCAGTTGGCCATGCACGGCTTGGGTCAGCCGCGGGTGCCGGCGAAACCGGTGGCTTCCGCCGCAGTATCCAAGTACCCGTGGGAGAAGCCACGCGCCGGGGGGACTCTGGAGTCCATAGTGAATCAAGCCACTCGGTTGCCCCACCACAAGCCACCACCGGAAGGCGCCAACGATGATCTCGTGCCGTGGTTAGACCACCAGCGCGCCGTCGCGGCTGCAGCAGCTGCCGCCTCGGTCGCCATGACCATGGACGCCTTGGTCCCCTGCTCCAACAACAATAACACCACTAATAACAACAACCCGTCGCACGTGATGGACTCCGTGCCGGCGGGGCTAGGCCCGTGTGGGGGGGGCAGCTCCACTCGCGTCGGCTCCTGCAGCGGCGGCGCTACCAAAGATGACGACGCCATCCTCCCGGGGAAGCGCGAGAGAGTGGCGCGTGTGCCCTCCACCCACGACTGGAGCAGCCGAGACCAGAGCGTCACCGGCAGCGCCACTTTCGACCTTGATAGCCAACAGGTGACTCTCGACACGTGCGATCTGGGGTCTCCGGAAAACACAAGCTCCGGCAAGCCTTGCACGAAGACGATCACCGTCGATGACCACGACTCCGTTTGTCACAGCCGACCACAG AGAAGGGCAGGTGATGAAGAGGACAAGAAGAGAGGAACAGGAAAATCCTCGGTCTCCAGCAAAAGGAGTAGGGCAGCTGCCATCCATAATCAATCTGAACGT AAAAGAAGAGATAAGATCAATCAAAGAATGAAGACATTACAAAAACTGGTTCCCAACTCGAGTAAG ACAGATAAAGCTTCAATGCTTGATGAAGTGATTGAATACCTGAAACAATTGCAAGCCCAAGTTCAGATGATGAATAGAATGAACATGTCACCCATGATGATGCCGATGACCCTGCAGCAGCAACTTCAAATGTCACTGATGGCTCAGATGGGCATGGGAATGGGGATGAGCCCAATGGGAATGGGCGTTGTGGATATGAACACCATCGCTCGACCCAACGTCGCCACCACCGGCATCTCTCCTCTCCTCCACCCCACTCCTTTCCTCCCTTTAACTTCATGGGATGTCTCCGGTGACCGCTTACCTGCTGCGCCAACAATGGTGCCTGACCCTTTGGCCGCATTCCTTGCTTGCCAATCCCAA CCAATGACGATGGATGCTTATAGTAGGATGGCAGCCTTGTACCAACACCTGCATCAGCATCCAGCCTCTAGCGCCAGGAGCCAAGGGCTATGA